The region CCGTAATCGCTGATGATGGTCTTGCGGTTGTAACCGTTGCGGGAATTCCCTGAATTGTTTCCTTTGATGCTGTGCTTTTCATATCCCAGATGCTCCTCCATCTCGGCTTCCAGCATCTGCTCTATTGTTCCGGCAAAAAGACGTTTTAACTTCGACTGAATGTCACCCGTGCTTTGGCAGTCCTGCATTAGCAGACGGACCAGCTCCATTTCCTTGTCCGTGAGAATGTTTTTTGATTGTCTCATTTCATAACCTCCATCTTATTCTATATGGAGATTATTCCCATTTACACGGATGTTAATTCAGTCTCTCAGTTTTTCAATGGTACAGTCTGAACATAGCGCATCCACAAATATTCGTTTAGTATCTACGGTAAACTCGTATTCGATTTCTTTTGATGCATTAGCCGAAACTATGTTCAAATCAAAACTAATATCTTCATCGAAATTCACAACATACGCATTAAGAATCGCAACAGTCTCACTCTGGTATCTGGTAATTGCCTTTTTGATTTCATCCCAATTTAAATATCTCTTATATGCGTCCTTAATATTTCCCTTTGCACTATCATCGATATATTTGTCAACAAATGCATCAACATTTGATATCCTACTGTCAAAAATCTCTTGTATTATATAAAAATTTTCAATCAGTTGATTATTGATTTTTTTC is a window of Syntrophomonadaceae bacterium DNA encoding:
- a CDS encoding transposase, producing MRQSKNILTDKEMELVRLLMQDCQSTGDIQSKLKRLFAGTIEQMLEAEMEEHLGYEKHSIKGNNSGNSRNGYNRKTIISDYG